From the genome of Clarias gariepinus isolate MV-2021 ecotype Netherlands chromosome 28, CGAR_prim_01v2, whole genome shotgun sequence, one region includes:
- the LOC128515982 gene encoding zinc finger protein 239-like — MYHCADCGKGFTQNSSLKTHQRIHTGESLYHCEQCGKSFTSDCHFQRHQRIHTGERPYHCEQCGKSFYRNSHLQRHQRIHTGERPYHCEQCGKSFYRNSHLQRHQRIHTGERPYHCEQCGKCFASQTTLKQHQRIHTGERPYHCADCGKGFTQHGSLKTHQRIHTGEKPYHCEQCGKSFTSQTTLKEHQRIHLGERPYHCAQCGKSFTSQTTLKEHQRIHLGERPYHCAQCGKSFTSQTTLKRHQRLHTGERPYHCKQCGKSFTRDNHLQRHQRIHTGERPYHCEQCGKSFSDCRNFKYHQQGHTGKQPYHCGHCGRSYTYLSSFRKHKCSKMNSSDLDVN, encoded by the coding sequence atGTACCACTGTGCAGATTGTGGAAAGGGTTTTACCCAAAATAGTTCTCTCAAAActcaccagcgcattcacacaggagagagccTATATCACTGTgaacagtgtggaaagagttttaccaGTGACTGTCATTTCCAaagacaccagcgcattcacacaggagagaggccGTATCATTGtgaacagtgtgggaagagtttttacCGTAACAGTCATCTCCAaagacaccagcgcattcacacaggagagaggccGTATCATTGtgaacagtgtgggaagagtttttacCGTAACAGTCATCTCCAaagacaccagcgcattcacacaggagagaggccGTATCACTGTGAACAGTGTGGGAAATGTTTTGCTTCTCAGACTACTCTCAAGCagcaccagcgcattcacacaggagagaggccGTATCACTGTGCAGATTGTGGAAAGGGTTTTACCCAACATGGTTCTCTCAAAActcaccagcgcattcacacaggagaaaagCCGTATCACTGTgaacagtgtggaaagagttttacttCTCAGACTACTCTCAAGGAGCACCAGCGCATTCATTTAGGAGAGAGGCCGTATCACTGtgcacagtgtggaaagagttttacttCTCAGACTACTCTCAAGGAGCACCAGCGCATTCATTTAGGAGAGAGGCCGTATCACTGtgcacagtgtggaaagagttttacttCTCAGACTACTCTTAAGCGGCACCAGCGccttcacacaggagagaggccCTATCACTGTAagcagtgtgggaagagttttacccGTGACAATCATCTTCAaagacaccagcgcattcacacaggagagaggccATATCACTGtgaacagtgtgggaagagtttcagTGACTGCAGGAACTTCAAGTATCACCAGCAGGGACACACAGGAAAGCAGCCATATCACTGTGGACATTGTGGACGGAGTTATACTTATTTGAGTTCATTTAGAAAGCACAAGTGCTCTAAGATGAATTCATCAGATCTTGATGTCAATTAG